In Ornithodoros turicata isolate Travis chromosome 1, ASM3712646v1, whole genome shotgun sequence, the DNA window atattgaaaatctcgaatgacatcattctcttccctgacttgttgaaaacatgaggcgtacgccttcttcgTGACGATTATGCCGAACATAATTGTAATGGAAAAGGCGTacgtcaacaaatcaggggacgCTACGATGTCGTTCGTGGCTAGGGTATTAGCGTTCAAAACCGGCGGAAGAAGCTTTCTGATTCAACACTTTACGGGCAAGCAAAGTGTCACGAAAATGGCATACGCTTCCCCTACTAAGCCAATCGGATGGCAGAGGGACCTCACTCTGAATACTGATTGACCTTAACAGCGATATTGTAATTTCTTCCCAAAGCCCGACCTCTTAGTTCTCATTTTCGTATTACAGGTGCCCAGGTCCTCCTCATCAAATTGTGGCCAGCCAACCCTGGACCGGCACAGCATATCTACCAATTCTCCTTCGGCGTCGGGTCTCTATTGGCTCCGTCACTCTCCCATCCTTCCCTTTCTAGCGACGCCGATGACAGTGAATCAAATGCCACCTCCAACCCTTCGCTATTCAGCACGACGTCAACTATGGACGACGTTCCAATCAGCAGCCGTTCTCCAGCAACTACACCGGAATCTAGAATTCAGTATGGCTTCCTGACCGTCACCATCTACCTTGCGGCGATTGTCGTTTTTCGTACTGTCCTCTACCTCGTTGATAATAGCAAGAAAGAGGACACAGCGGTTCCTCAAATGAAGGCCACAGACGCTGACCAATCATCCGTTACCAGCGACGTCCGATTCTCAAGAATTCTTATAAGCCTAGCGGGAGTCTACATAGCTGCCTGCGTAGCCATGGAATGCGCCTATGGACACATGTTGACGACCTTTGGTATGATGAGCGACCTGCACATGCCGAAGTCTTCTGCTGTGTACCTAACGCAATTCTTCTTCGCAACGTCCACGGCGGCGAAAGCGCTTGCAGCAGTGGTTGCCATGAAAGTGTCTCCCTTTGGATTGCTGCTTGCTTCGAAAGTGACATTAGGCTTTGCCTTCTGTGCGCTGTCGGTGTGGGGCGCAAAGTCCAGCACGGTACTGTGGGTTGGAACGGCCCTATCTGGCCTGGGACAGGCGGCCATCTACGGTGGTGTGGTCTCCTTCTGTGCCGACTACATGGAGCTGACTAACAAGATGATGTCCGTTATTATATTTATGGACGGCTTTGGCGCCATGCTCGCAC includes these proteins:
- the LOC135374463 gene encoding sodium-dependent glucose transporter 1A-like; the encoded protein is MSTKKPLVHAIVQTAALNLGCGGLGFILSLTGVALLDLQELYDTSIGLVSHLMTSRSVGTLVGSIVGGYLFDTCNKQLLIIFTLALMSLTFVFLPLSSNLCFAYLASFSNGVALGAFDTGAQVLLIKLWPANPGPAQHIYQFSFGVGSLLAPSLSHPSLSSDADDSESNATSNPSLFSTTSTMDDVPISSRSPATTPESRIQYGFLTVTIYLAAIVVFRTVLYLVDNSKKEDTAVPQMKATDADQSSVTSDVRFSRILISLAGVYIAACVAMECAYGHMLTTFGMMSDLHMPKSSAVYLTQFFFATSTAAKALAAVVAMKVSPFGLLLASKVTLGFAFCALSVWGAKSSTVLWVGTALSGLGQAAIYGGVVSFCADYMELTNKMMSVIIFMDGFGAMLAPVLVGPFIELFPMVLMYLCLALVIAMSVIFIVLHLLTRKRNKLKGSPEAENGDGAVEMKS